One bacterium genomic window carries:
- a CDS encoding ABC transporter permease subunit — translation MNLPRIKLVFAKDWKELRRSRQAVLPMLIVPLVFVVLLPAVFVFTAGQMVADPSKADMLKNLPQFALPAGLNEEQAILYLMLILILGPLFLLIPVMMASIIAASSFAGEKERKTIEGLLYTPLTDQELVLGKIAVCFIPAVLISWLCFGIYGVVANALAYPFFGRLIFPTASWVAMIFWLAPGLSFLSLALVVAVSQRAAGVWEAQQISALLLLPIIGLVISQTQGIFVLTVPLILLAGLVIYVLDVFIYRWLVRRLNRERIVTKLV, via the coding sequence ATGAATCTGCCTCGCATTAAACTCGTCTTTGCAAAAGACTGGAAGGAACTGCGCCGCAGCCGGCAGGCGGTTTTGCCGATGCTCATCGTGCCCCTGGTGTTCGTGGTGCTGCTGCCGGCAGTGTTCGTTTTCACCGCCGGGCAGATGGTGGCCGATCCCAGCAAAGCCGACATGCTGAAAAACCTGCCCCAATTCGCGCTGCCCGCCGGCCTGAACGAAGAGCAGGCCATTCTCTACCTGATGCTGATTCTCATCCTCGGGCCGTTGTTTCTGTTGATTCCGGTGATGATGGCCAGCATCATTGCCGCCAGCAGTTTTGCCGGGGAAAAAGAACGCAAGACCATCGAGGGCCTGCTATACACGCCGCTCACCGATCAGGAGCTGGTGCTGGGCAAGATCGCGGTTTGCTTCATTCCCGCCGTGCTCATTTCCTGGCTTTGCTTTGGCATTTACGGCGTTGTCGCGAATGCGCTCGCCTATCCGTTTTTCGGCCGTTTGATCTTCCCGACCGCGAGCTGGGTGGCGATGATCTTTTGGCTTGCGCCCGGCCTGAGTTTTCTCTCGCTCGCCCTGGTGGTGGCGGTGTCGCAGCGCGCCGCCGGCGTGTGGGAAGCCCAGCAAATTTCCGCACTGCTGCTCCTGCCCATCATCGGCTTGGTGATTTCACAAACCCAGGGGATTTTCGTGTTGACCGTGCCGTTGATCCTGCTCGCGGGGCTGGTGATTTACGTTCTGGATGTTTTCATCTATCGCTGGCTGGTGCGGCGCTTGAATCGCGAGCGCATTGTCACGAAGCTGGTGTGA